From Chromohalobacter canadensis, one genomic window encodes:
- a CDS encoding putative signal transducing protein — MTLDSVLVFRHPNTLLVNHVHNVLASAGLVPVLRNMTLGGGAGDLPPGECEPEVWVPVGHRQRAEALVDEALNGPAEDCPNWRCPACGEWLEGVFDTCWQCGQVRPNCGE; from the coding sequence ATGACGTTGGATAGCGTTCTCGTCTTTCGCCATCCCAACACGTTACTGGTCAACCACGTGCACAACGTGTTGGCCAGCGCCGGGTTGGTGCCCGTGCTGCGCAACATGACCCTTGGCGGTGGCGCCGGTGACCTGCCGCCCGGTGAATGCGAGCCGGAGGTCTGGGTGCCGGTGGGGCATCGCCAGCGCGCCGAGGCGTTGGTTGATGAGGCCCTCAACGGGCCTGCCGAGGATTGCCCGAACTGGCGTTGCCCTGCGTGCGGTGAATGGCTGGAAGGCGTCTTCGATACTTGTTGGCAGTG
- a CDS encoding class I SAM-dependent rRNA methyltransferase has protein sequence MTERLRLKKNADRRLKAGHLWLYSNEIDIATTPLKDFEPGAQAVIEAANGKPMGIAYVNPHSLICARIVSRDVDVRLDRSLLVHRFKQALSLRARMFAKPFYRLVHGEGDLLPGLIVDRFDDVLVVQLNTVGMDRLRDEIVVALEKVLAPRAIVFKNDSSGRRQEQLGDEVEVAYGELPDQVLLEENGVRFVVPVLDGQKTGWFFDHRANRAWLNGLVAGKRVLDVFSYVGGWGVQAAAHGASEVLCVDSSAQALERVAENAALNGLAEQVAVGEGEAFEALAALKAEGEQFDVIVLDPPAFIKKRKDIPNGERAYSRLNREAIRLLGRDGVLLSASCSMHLAPERLMECVRGAVRHQDRHGQVIYQGHQGPDHPVHPAIPETSYLKAMGVRVFRN, from the coding sequence GTGACCGAACGTCTACGCCTCAAGAAAAACGCCGACCGGCGTCTCAAGGCGGGCCATTTATGGCTCTATTCCAACGAGATCGATATCGCGACCACGCCGCTGAAGGATTTCGAACCGGGCGCCCAGGCGGTCATCGAGGCCGCCAATGGCAAACCGATGGGCATCGCCTACGTCAATCCGCACTCGCTGATCTGCGCGCGTATCGTCTCGCGGGATGTCGATGTGCGTCTCGATCGTTCGCTATTGGTCCACCGCTTCAAACAGGCGTTGAGCCTGCGCGCGCGGATGTTCGCCAAGCCTTTCTATCGCCTGGTGCATGGTGAGGGCGACCTGTTGCCGGGGCTCATCGTCGATCGTTTCGATGACGTGCTGGTCGTGCAACTCAATACCGTGGGCATGGATCGGCTGCGCGATGAGATCGTCGTCGCGCTCGAGAAGGTGCTGGCACCGCGCGCCATCGTGTTCAAGAACGACTCCTCCGGGCGTCGTCAGGAACAGCTCGGCGACGAGGTCGAGGTGGCCTATGGTGAGTTGCCTGACCAGGTGCTGCTCGAGGAAAACGGCGTGCGCTTCGTGGTGCCGGTGCTCGATGGCCAGAAAACCGGTTGGTTTTTCGATCACCGCGCCAACCGGGCATGGCTCAATGGCCTGGTCGCCGGCAAGCGCGTGCTGGACGTGTTCAGCTATGTGGGCGGTTGGGGCGTCCAGGCGGCAGCGCACGGCGCCAGCGAGGTGCTATGCGTAGATAGCTCCGCTCAGGCCTTGGAGCGTGTGGCAGAGAATGCCGCGCTTAATGGCCTGGCCGAGCAAGTGGCCGTCGGTGAGGGCGAGGCCTTCGAGGCATTGGCAGCCCTCAAGGCGGAAGGCGAGCAGTTCGACGTGATCGTGCTCGACCCGCCGGCCTTCATCAAGAAGCGCAAAGACATCCCCAACGGCGAGCGCGCCTACTCGCGACTCAACCGTGAGGCGATTCGGCTGCTGGGGCGCGATGGCGTGCTGCTCTCGGCGTCCTGCTCGATGCATCTGGCGCCTGAGCGCTTGATGGAGTGTGTGCGAGGTGCGGTGCGCCATCAGGACCGTCACGGGCAGGTCATCTATCAGGGCCACCAAGGGCCGGATCATCCCGTGCATCCCGCGATTCCCGAGACCTCCTACCTCAAGGCAATGGGTGTGCGGGTTTTCCGCAACTGA
- the mutM gene encoding bifunctional DNA-formamidopyrimidine glycosylase/DNA-(apurinic or apyrimidinic site) lyase has protein sequence MPELPEVETTRRGIAPHIEGREIREVIVRQPRLRTPVPDDLVDTLVGQRVGTLGRRAKYMLMPVGERTLLWHLGMSGSLRVACLGDMPRKHDHVDLVMEDGAILRYHDPRRFGFVDWLQGSLLDDPRLARLGPEPLSPDFDGERLYRLSRKRRVAVKPFLMNNAVVVGVGNIYASEALFLAGIDPRRAAGRISRERYERLAEAAREVLAAAITQGGTTLRDFVSGTGEPGYFAQRLNVYGRQDTPCRRCGELLRLVTLGQRASVFCPHCQR, from the coding sequence ATGCCCGAACTCCCTGAAGTCGAGACGACACGTCGCGGTATTGCGCCCCATATAGAGGGGCGCGAGATTCGTGAAGTCATCGTGCGCCAGCCGCGTCTGCGCACTCCGGTGCCTGATGACCTGGTGGATACGCTCGTCGGTCAGCGAGTCGGTACGCTAGGGCGGCGCGCCAAGTATATGCTCATGCCTGTCGGCGAGCGTACCTTGTTATGGCATCTGGGAATGTCCGGAAGCCTGCGTGTGGCATGTCTCGGCGATATGCCGAGAAAGCATGATCATGTCGATCTGGTCATGGAGGATGGCGCGATTTTGCGTTATCACGACCCTCGGCGTTTCGGCTTCGTCGATTGGCTGCAGGGCTCGCTGCTCGATGACCCACGTTTGGCGCGGCTGGGGCCCGAGCCGTTGTCGCCGGATTTCGATGGCGAGCGTCTCTACCGGCTGTCACGCAAGCGGCGTGTTGCCGTCAAACCGTTCCTGATGAACAATGCCGTGGTGGTGGGGGTTGGCAATATCTACGCCAGCGAAGCGTTGTTTCTGGCGGGTATCGATCCTCGGCGTGCAGCGGGCCGTATCTCTCGCGAGCGCTATGAGCGACTGGCCGAGGCGGCACGCGAGGTGCTGGCGGCGGCGATTACGCAGGGCGGCACGACGCTTCGCGACTTCGTCAGCGGCACCGGTGAGCCCGGTTATTTCGCACAGCGCCTCAACGTCTATGGGCGGCAAGATACCCCCTGTCGGCGTTGCGGCGAGCTTCTACGCTTGGTTACGCTGGGGCAGCGGGCCAGCGTTTTTTGTCCCCACTGTCAGCGCTGA
- the rpmG gene encoding 50S ribosomal protein L33 — protein MRDKIKMVSSAGTGHFYTTDKNKRNTPDKLEMKKFDPVVRKHVMYKEAKIK, from the coding sequence ATGCGTGACAAGATCAAGATGGTGTCCAGTGCCGGAACCGGCCATTTCTACACCACCGACAAGAACAAGCGGAACACGCCGGACAAGCTCGAAATGAAAAAATTCGACCCGGTCGTCCGTAAGCACGTGATGTATAAGGAAGCGAAGATCAAGTGA